The region ttttttattaatttctcatcctttctctctctctcttcaagctacatttctagtttttttttatttaaatgtctttctttctttaattattttatattaagagAAACTAGCAACAAGTCAAAAGTTGTTTAtgcttaatttatttaaattgtaattattaatttttcttttcacAATACCTTTAATTATGGACTCACAGTTAGataaatatttgaaatgaataaaaagtttaatatttgaatattgttagaaaaatatattttatttataaatttagattagttaaaaacagagtataattatatttgacattatatatataaatattgtaaatattaaaagatatataaatattattgtaagTTATAAAAGTATTATTGAAAgtgagaaaatatttaaaatgaataaaaatataatatttaaatgatatagagaaaaaaaatagagaagctgacgtatgatataatgtaaaagttaAAGATAAAATAGAAAAAGTAGTATTTTGGTGACGTATTTTAAAAGATAGTAAAACACCGGTTGGAGTGCTTATGAAGCATTAATTGAATAGGTGATGCATTAAATACCAAAGAAATAGCAAAATATATTTCAAAGCATATGTTATTAACAAAATTAAGGAAAGTATCGTGTTTAAAAGACAGATCAACGATTTATCAGTCTTTACCTTTTTTATGTCAGCAAGCACCTCATGCTCTTTGCATTCAAACTTTTCCAATTGTTTCCCAATATCAGCTTCTATTCCATGAACGAGGTCTACATCAGTCTGCAATAAGCAAAGTATAAATGATAATATTAAAGGTAACAATTACAATAATAATCAATGGCTCTACAAAATTTCACTTATACTACTCACCTGGGTAACAAAGCTGATAGCCAAGCCTCCTCTGCCTGCCCTTGCTGTACGCCCGACACGGTGAATGTAATCTCTTGGAAACCTGAAGGAGAGTGCCGTTAGATTTTACAATACGTGCTTGGCAAAGACAACCCAATCAAGAATATAGAATCAAAACAAAAACCTTGGAATATCATAGTTGATAACAAGATCAACTGTGGGAATATCCAAACCGCGACTGGCAACATCAGTTGCAAGCAATATGGGAACCCTTCCAGATTTGAAGCGGTGTAATGCAGAGAGCCTGAGGGGTTGAGAATTGAATGAATGCATTGCCACAGCTGTTTGCTCAAGCTCCTCCAGTAACAAACTCAATAGGTGACAACTTCTGCAACCATATTAGAAACATGAGAAAGGTAAAACAAATCATCCTACTCTATAACTGATCTTGTTTTTAAGAAACCAAAGTACATCAAAATACAATGATAGAATATCTACATGGATCATATAGTATGTCACAGTCACACTGGTTGGCATTGCATATCACCATAAAATGGAGACATACATTAGACATCAGACAGAGTGAAGATGAAAATGGCAGCGAAGGACCAGCAACAATAAACCATTGATTGAAACAGCAATCAGAAGCATATTCTAATCTAAATATCTTGGAGCAATATcttttaatgttaaaattaaataaacaaaagatCAAAGTAAATGGTCAAAGAAAGTTCTGATTCTCCAGCATAAACTACCTGCAAGTCGAGACAAATACCATGGCCGACCGAACACCCATATCTTCCATTTTAGACAAAATATGGACCAGATATACATCCTTGACATCATTCGGTACAAGAAGATAGTGCTGCTTGAGAGTATCAACTGTCTTAAACCCTTGATATTCCTCATAAAAGTATGCCTTATTCGCAGAAAGCTCCAGCAGCGTCTGCAGGTTTTCAGTCATTGTTGCAGAGAACAATAAAGTTTGACGATTCTTTGGCATGCACTGAAACACCATTCTCAACTCCTCTTCAAAACCAACATCTAAAACCCTATCTGCTTCatccaaaaccagaaactgatgCAAAAACAGAGCAAATAAAGATAGTTAGTTCactgaaaataaaaaaattaccctCTACCATAAGAGAGCCATGAGACAAGTGAAATGTACATAGACTATTAAGACAATTAGTTTCTAAGGAAAAGTAGAATAAATTATTTCAAACAGCACAATGTATTTGCCTAGTTCTATACAGGTTTACATAGGCTTAAATTTAACAATACTAAAAACTTTCCAATTCACTCTTGGAGACGTAATCATAAATTTCTGGAATGAAAAAAAAGAAGCCCTTTTTACCTTAGTATTGGAGAAGACAGGAGGAATCTCAGAATTCTCGAGCAAGACCTTAATTCTACCCGGAGTCGCAATCACGACATGAGGCCTCGCAACCAAGTTCTTCATCTGCGTAAGCATATCCGTCCCTCCAACAATGACAGAGCAACGCAAGTGTACGGCCGAACCC is a window of Humulus lupulus chromosome 4, drHumLupu1.1, whole genome shotgun sequence DNA encoding:
- the LOC133829887 gene encoding DEAD-box ATP-dependent RNA helicase 36, translating into MEEEDFIVNQSFPLFKPSKNPKPLPEPTAALDSHNSNAEPHFERSTNADPIPTTTTFKDLGLTEWAVETCNELGMKKPTPVQAHCIPKILAGRDVLGLAQTGSGKTAAFALPIMHRLTEDPFGVFALVVTPTRELAYQLAEQFRALGSAVHLRCSVIVGGTDMLTQMKNLVARPHVVIATPGRIKVLLENSEIPPVFSNTKFLVLDEADRVLDVGFEEELRMVFQCMPKNRQTLLFSATMTENLQTLLELSANKAYFYEEYQGFKTVDTLKQHYLLVPNDVKDVYLVHILSKMEDMGVRSAMVFVSTCRSCHLLSLLLEELEQTAVAMHSFNSQPLRLSALHRFKSGRVPILLATDVASRGLDIPTVDLVINYDIPRFPRDYIHRVGRTARAGRGGLAISFVTQTDVDLVHGIEADIGKQLEKFECKEHEVLADIKKIYSARRVAIMKMRDDGFEEKAKDRKKQKLKTLAEKGLLDKRSRRRKRQKRTAEQ